In one window of Microbacterium sp. PM5 DNA:
- a CDS encoding ATP-binding protein, protein MESLQPVIALILGLVLGGGVATLVLIALRARDRARVAASTALPDGTAAVLQGMDEVAVVVDTSLQIVAVSAPAELFGMHEDYALPGDELRALARTVRRTEAPETQTMRLKRGVEPRLVSARASVITPRLILIVIRDITERERVEEMRRDFVANTSHELKTPVGAVSLLAEAVESAADDPEQVRHFAARLSAEAARLSQLTSRIMNLSRLQSADDLTELRDVSVDEVVAAAIESQSVAADSAAITVARGGERHAYVRGDVQVLTEAVANLVANAIAYSPQGGQVGVGVKLDGGVVEIAVTDRGIGIPEDEQERVFERFYRADQARSRRTGGTGLGLSIVKHAVQRHGGEVEVWSRPGRGSTFTVRLPAVPAPDDLPVPKKRKKKKAARDGARAKGEKKR, encoded by the coding sequence ATGGAGTCCCTGCAGCCGGTGATCGCGCTGATCCTCGGTCTCGTCCTCGGCGGCGGAGTGGCCACGCTCGTGCTGATCGCGCTGCGCGCACGCGATCGCGCGCGTGTCGCGGCATCCACGGCCCTGCCGGACGGCACGGCGGCTGTGCTGCAGGGAATGGACGAAGTCGCGGTGGTCGTCGACACGTCGCTGCAGATCGTTGCCGTCTCGGCGCCCGCGGAGCTGTTCGGCATGCACGAGGACTACGCGCTGCCGGGCGATGAGCTGCGCGCCCTCGCCCGGACCGTCCGTCGGACCGAGGCGCCGGAGACGCAGACGATGCGGCTCAAGCGCGGCGTCGAGCCGCGGCTGGTCTCGGCCCGGGCGAGCGTGATCACACCGCGGTTGATCCTCATCGTCATTCGCGACATCACGGAGCGGGAGCGCGTCGAGGAGATGCGCCGCGACTTCGTCGCCAACACCAGTCATGAGCTGAAGACGCCGGTGGGTGCGGTGAGCCTGCTCGCGGAGGCGGTCGAGTCGGCCGCCGACGATCCCGAGCAGGTGCGTCACTTCGCCGCTCGGCTCAGCGCCGAGGCCGCCCGGCTCAGCCAGCTCACGTCGCGCATCATGAACCTTTCACGGCTGCAGTCCGCCGACGATCTGACGGAACTGCGCGACGTGTCCGTCGACGAGGTCGTCGCCGCCGCCATCGAGTCCCAGTCGGTCGCCGCCGACTCGGCCGCCATCACCGTCGCCCGCGGGGGCGAGAGGCACGCGTACGTCCGCGGCGACGTGCAGGTGCTCACCGAGGCCGTCGCCAACCTGGTGGCCAACGCGATCGCGTACTCACCTCAGGGCGGCCAGGTCGGCGTCGGCGTGAAACTGGACGGCGGGGTCGTCGAGATCGCGGTCACCGATCGGGGGATCGGCATTCCGGAGGACGAGCAGGAACGCGTGTTCGAGCGGTTCTATCGTGCCGACCAGGCGCGCTCGCGCCGCACCGGCGGCACGGGTCTCGGGCTGTCGATCGTCAAGCACGCGGTGCAGCGGCACGGGGGAGAGGTCGAGGTCTGGTCGCGTCCGGGGCGCGGGTCGACGTTCACCGTTCGACTGCCTGCAGTTCCGGCGCCCGACGACCTTCCCGTTCCGAAGAAGCGCAAGAAGAAGAAGGCCGCCCGCGATGGTGCGCGGGCGAAAGGAGAGAAGAAGCGATGA
- a CDS encoding response regulator transcription factor, which translates to MTRVLIVEDEPDLADPLAYLLRREGFEVEIAEDGPAALDAFASRGADIVLLDLMLPGMPGTEVCRVVRSTSKVPIIMLTAKDSEVDIVVGLELGADDYVTKPYSSRELLARMRAVLRRSEGPELGLDDSVVDGGRVVLDIDRHTVAVDGEIIPMPLKEFELLEVLMRNAGRVLTRGQLIDRVWGSDYFGDTKTLDVHIKRIRSRIERNPSEPVMLLTVRGLGYRFEA; encoded by the coding sequence ATGACCCGCGTCCTGATCGTCGAGGATGAGCCCGATCTGGCCGATCCGCTCGCCTATCTGCTGCGCCGCGAGGGCTTCGAGGTCGAGATCGCCGAGGACGGCCCCGCGGCGCTCGACGCGTTCGCATCGCGCGGCGCCGACATCGTGCTGCTCGACCTCATGCTTCCCGGGATGCCGGGAACCGAGGTGTGCCGCGTGGTGCGCTCGACCTCCAAGGTGCCCATCATCATGCTCACCGCGAAGGACTCCGAGGTCGATATCGTCGTCGGCCTCGAACTCGGCGCCGACGACTACGTGACCAAGCCGTACTCGTCACGCGAGTTGCTCGCGCGGATGCGCGCCGTGCTGCGACGCAGCGAAGGGCCCGAGCTGGGCCTGGATGACAGTGTCGTCGACGGTGGAAGAGTCGTCCTGGACATCGATCGACACACGGTCGCCGTCGACGGTGAGATCATTCCGATGCCTCTGAAGGAGTTCGAGCTGCTCGAGGTGCTCATGCGCAACGCGGGGCGTGTGCTGACGCGTGGTCAGCTGATCGACCGGGTGTGGGGCAGCGATTACTTCGGCGACACCAAGACCCTCGACGTCCACATCAAGCGCATCCGGTCACGGATCGAACGAAACCCCAGCGAGCCGGTCATGCTGCTGACCGTGCGGGGCCTCGGGTACCGTTTCGAGGCCTGA
- a CDS encoding DNA modification methylase, which produces MNTRRLASVALAAAVVLSTAGCSMISPQATTISYSAAEGVNITHSAPLKVRNALFVANEKGTEANFLAAIVNDTDTDETLLVGIEGTTQRVPVAAHSTVSLGFDGAEPLLFTGLSAKPGTDVRTTFQSGTGEAVEDRVPVLDGTLSYLKDFVPAN; this is translated from the coding sequence GTGAACACGCGCCGTCTCGCGTCCGTCGCCCTCGCCGCCGCTGTGGTCCTCTCCACCGCCGGCTGCAGCATGATCTCACCGCAGGCCACGACCATCAGCTACTCGGCCGCTGAGGGCGTCAACATCACGCACTCGGCACCCCTGAAGGTGCGCAACGCGCTCTTCGTCGCCAACGAGAAGGGCACCGAAGCCAACTTCCTCGCGGCGATCGTCAACGACACCGACACCGACGAGACGCTGCTGGTGGGCATCGAGGGCACGACCCAGCGGGTGCCGGTCGCCGCGCACTCGACCGTCAGCCTGGGCTTCGACGGCGCAGAGCCGCTGCTGTTCACCGGCCTGTCGGCCAAGCCCGGCACCGACGTGCGCACCACGTTCCAGTCCGGCACCGGCGAGGCCGTCGAAGACCGCGTTCCGGTCTTGGACGGCACCCTGTCGTACCTGAAGGACTTCGTTCCCGCGAACTGA
- a CDS encoding CarD family transcriptional regulator, with amino-acid sequence MLFEVGETVVYPHHGAATIIEVKDRIIKGETKKYLKLNVTQGDLIIEVPADNVDLVGVRDVIGKDGLEKVFDVLRAPFTEEPTNWSRRYKANLEKLASGDVIKVSEVVRDLWRRDQDRGLSAGEKRMLAKARQILVSEIALALKADEDHASGVLDEVLAS; translated from the coding sequence ATGCTTTTTGAGGTTGGCGAGACGGTCGTCTATCCGCACCACGGGGCCGCGACGATCATCGAGGTCAAGGACCGGATCATCAAGGGCGAGACCAAGAAGTACCTGAAGCTGAACGTCACGCAGGGAGACCTCATCATCGAGGTCCCTGCCGACAACGTCGACCTGGTCGGTGTTCGTGACGTGATCGGCAAGGACGGTCTCGAGAAGGTGTTCGACGTGCTGCGCGCACCGTTCACCGAAGAGCCCACCAACTGGTCGCGCCGCTACAAGGCCAACCTCGAGAAGCTCGCGTCCGGCGACGTGATCAAGGTGAGCGAGGTCGTTCGCGACCTGTGGCGTCGTGACCAGGACCGCGGCCTGTCCGCCGGTGAGAAGCGCATGCTGGCCAAAGCTCGTCAGATCCTCGTGTCCGAGATCGCTCTGGCGCTGAAGGCCGATGAGGATCACGCCTCGGGGGTCCTCGACGAGGTTCTCGCGAGCTGA
- the ispD gene encoding 2-C-methyl-D-erythritol 4-phosphate cytidylyltransferase, whose amino-acid sequence MSDPLVPVPHTAVIVVAAGSGQRLGAGVPKAFVGLDAHTVLRHALEGVFAAPAAQVVIVAPSDRVGDALTEARAVAGERHDLVTVVAGGLSRQESVAAGLRAVWPDVERVLVHDAARALTPPEVFARVIDALADGKDAVLPVLPVVDTVKRVSGDRVREAIERSELAAAQTPQGFRRTILDAAYAAASAEHTDDAALVQSMGTPVWTVPGDERSFKITTPGDLDRARALLAVAPVGRTAPVPRVGVGTDVHAVGGSGDLWLAGLRWPGESSLHGHSDGDAVAHAIVDAVLAAAGLGDIGTHFGTDQPQYAGAHAEAFLARTRELVEAAGFSIGNVSVQVQARRPRFAARRAEAEHALSAALGAPVAVSATTTDGLGYTGTGDGVAAFAVALVYSV is encoded by the coding sequence ATGAGCGACCCGTTGGTTCCCGTGCCCCACACCGCCGTGATCGTCGTCGCGGCTGGATCCGGTCAGCGGTTGGGCGCGGGTGTTCCGAAGGCGTTCGTGGGTCTCGACGCCCACACGGTTCTGCGCCACGCGCTGGAGGGTGTGTTCGCCGCGCCGGCCGCGCAGGTCGTGATCGTCGCTCCCTCAGACCGCGTCGGTGACGCCCTGACCGAGGCGCGCGCCGTCGCCGGCGAACGGCACGACCTGGTCACGGTCGTCGCCGGCGGGCTCAGCCGGCAGGAGTCGGTGGCTGCCGGACTGCGGGCCGTGTGGCCCGACGTCGAGCGCGTGCTGGTCCATGACGCCGCGCGGGCTCTGACTCCGCCCGAGGTGTTCGCGCGCGTCATCGATGCGCTCGCGGACGGCAAAGATGCGGTGCTTCCGGTGCTTCCTGTGGTCGACACCGTCAAACGGGTGTCCGGCGATCGCGTGCGCGAGGCGATCGAGCGTTCCGAACTGGCGGCCGCGCAGACCCCGCAGGGATTCCGCCGCACGATTCTCGACGCGGCCTATGCCGCGGCATCCGCCGAGCACACCGACGACGCCGCACTCGTGCAGAGCATGGGAACACCGGTGTGGACGGTGCCCGGCGATGAGCGGAGCTTCAAGATCACCACTCCGGGCGATCTCGACCGCGCGCGAGCCCTCCTGGCTGTCGCGCCGGTGGGGCGCACCGCGCCGGTGCCGCGCGTCGGCGTCGGCACCGACGTGCATGCCGTCGGCGGCAGCGGCGATCTCTGGCTGGCCGGACTGCGCTGGCCCGGTGAATCCTCGCTGCACGGTCATTCGGATGGGGATGCCGTCGCGCACGCCATCGTGGACGCCGTGCTCGCCGCCGCGGGACTCGGCGACATCGGCACCCATTTCGGAACCGATCAACCGCAGTACGCCGGCGCCCACGCCGAGGCGTTCCTGGCCCGCACGCGGGAGCTGGTGGAGGCCGCTGGCTTCTCGATCGGCAACGTCTCGGTGCAGGTGCAGGCGCGCCGGCCGCGCTTTGCCGCGCGCCGCGCGGAAGCCGAACATGCCCTGTCTGCGGCGCTCGGTGCGCCCGTCGCCGTGTCGGCGACGACGACCGATGGGCTCGGCTATACGGGAACGGGCGACGGCGTCGCCGCCTTCGCCGTCGCGCTCGTCTACTCCGTGTGA
- the cysS gene encoding cysteine--tRNA ligase, with translation MTVRLYDTQVQALRDFAPQDPTHVSMYVCGPTVQSGPGIHHLRAALAFDLLRRWLTRRFGRVTFVRNITDIDDKVLQNATADEPWWALAYRVEREFAYAYAAIGILAPTYEPRATGSIPQMQELIATLIERGHAYAAAGDVYFDVRSWSAYGELTHQSIDAMEPAADADARGKRDPRDFALWKSAKSDEPTDAVWESPWGPGRPGWHIECSAMSRRYLGASFDIHGGGIDLRFPHHENELAQSRAAGDAFARYWVHNGLVTVGDQKMSKSLGNHLLALDVLADRDPLVVRYALGAAHYRSTLDLTAASFDEAEAALERIRTFQQRAARVLGTAVPLVAADIPEAFAAAMDDDLGVPQALAVVHETVRAGNAALDAGDRDAAARAFVEVGRMTGVLGMNPVDPKWRPEAGAAEARALDALLQAMITQRAQARANKDWAAADRLRDAIAAAGVVLEDGPDGTHWSLNDG, from the coding sequence GTGACGGTCCGGCTCTACGACACCCAGGTGCAGGCGTTGCGCGACTTCGCGCCGCAGGATCCGACCCACGTGAGCATGTACGTGTGCGGCCCGACTGTCCAGTCCGGCCCCGGCATCCATCACCTGCGCGCGGCGCTCGCCTTCGATCTGCTGCGTCGCTGGCTCACCCGGCGCTTCGGGCGCGTCACCTTCGTGCGCAACATCACCGACATCGACGACAAGGTGTTGCAGAACGCCACCGCTGATGAGCCGTGGTGGGCACTCGCGTATCGCGTGGAGCGCGAGTTCGCGTACGCGTATGCCGCGATCGGCATCCTCGCGCCGACCTACGAGCCTCGCGCGACCGGGTCGATCCCGCAGATGCAAGAGCTGATCGCCACCCTCATCGAACGCGGTCATGCCTACGCCGCGGCCGGTGACGTCTATTTCGACGTGCGTTCGTGGTCCGCCTACGGAGAGTTGACCCATCAGAGCATCGACGCGATGGAGCCGGCGGCCGACGCGGACGCGCGCGGCAAGCGCGACCCTCGCGACTTCGCGCTCTGGAAGAGCGCCAAGAGCGACGAGCCGACAGATGCCGTGTGGGAGAGTCCTTGGGGGCCGGGCAGGCCGGGCTGGCACATCGAGTGCTCTGCCATGAGCCGCCGCTACCTGGGTGCCTCCTTCGACATCCACGGCGGCGGCATCGACCTGCGCTTCCCGCACCACGAGAACGAGTTGGCGCAGTCGCGTGCGGCGGGTGACGCGTTCGCGCGCTACTGGGTGCACAACGGCCTGGTCACGGTCGGCGACCAGAAGATGTCGAAGTCGCTCGGCAATCATCTGCTCGCGCTGGACGTGCTGGCCGACCGCGACCCGCTCGTCGTGCGCTACGCCCTCGGCGCGGCGCACTACCGGTCCACGCTCGATCTCACCGCGGCATCCTTCGACGAGGCCGAGGCGGCCCTCGAGCGCATCCGAACGTTCCAGCAGCGGGCCGCGCGGGTGCTCGGCACTGCGGTGCCGCTGGTGGCCGCCGATATCCCCGAGGCGTTCGCTGCCGCGATGGACGATGACCTCGGCGTTCCGCAGGCGCTCGCGGTCGTCCACGAGACCGTGCGCGCCGGAAACGCGGCGTTGGATGCGGGCGATCGGGATGCCGCGGCCCGCGCTTTCGTCGAAGTGGGCCGCATGACCGGCGTTCTCGGTATGAATCCGGTCGACCCGAAATGGCGGCCCGAAGCAGGTGCTGCCGAGGCGCGCGCCCTGGACGCGCTGCTGCAAGCGATGATCACCCAGCGCGCGCAGGCGCGCGCGAACAAGGACTGGGCGGCCGCCGACCGTCTTCGCGACGCGATCGCGGCGGCCGGCGTCGTCCTCGAGGACGGTCCCGACGGGACCCATTGGAGTCTGAATGATGGCTAA
- the rlmB gene encoding 23S rRNA (guanosine(2251)-2'-O)-methyltransferase RlmB → MAKPGNPSAGKGKKKGPLKGTGGNGRKALEGKGPTPKAEDRSWHVAGKRKAAMERYAAAGGKGRPGQKPAPSRAPKAKAGDDTENVTGRNSVLEALRARIPATAFYIAQRVEMDDRVKEMLSIVTQRGIPVMEVTRPELDRMAGFDGVHQGVALKVPPYEYAHPQDLLEEIIGKGQTPLMVALDGITDPRNLGAIIRSTAAFGGQGLIIPQRRSAGVNSAAWKTSAGAAARVPVAMAPNLTTTLKEFKKQGVFVLGLDGGGDVALPQLELADRPVVIVVGSEGKGLSRLVTETCDQIVSIPISSAAESLNAGIAASVALYQVSTIRAASE, encoded by the coding sequence ATGGCTAAGCCGGGCAACCCCTCCGCGGGCAAGGGCAAGAAGAAGGGCCCGCTCAAGGGCACGGGCGGCAACGGACGCAAGGCGCTCGAGGGCAAGGGGCCGACTCCCAAGGCCGAGGACCGCAGCTGGCACGTCGCCGGCAAGCGCAAGGCCGCCATGGAGCGCTACGCCGCCGCCGGCGGCAAGGGACGCCCCGGTCAGAAGCCGGCGCCGTCCCGCGCGCCGAAGGCCAAGGCCGGTGACGACACCGAGAACGTGACCGGGCGCAACTCCGTGCTCGAAGCTCTGCGTGCACGCATCCCGGCGACGGCGTTCTACATCGCCCAGCGCGTCGAGATGGACGATCGCGTCAAGGAGATGCTCTCGATCGTGACCCAGCGCGGTATCCCCGTGATGGAGGTCACCCGCCCCGAGCTCGACCGTATGGCCGGCTTCGACGGCGTGCACCAGGGTGTCGCGCTCAAGGTGCCGCCGTACGAGTACGCGCACCCCCAGGACCTGCTGGAGGAGATCATCGGAAAGGGGCAGACGCCGCTGATGGTCGCGTTGGACGGCATCACCGATCCGCGCAACCTCGGCGCGATCATCCGCTCCACCGCCGCCTTCGGCGGTCAGGGACTCATCATTCCCCAGCGCCGTTCGGCCGGCGTCAACTCGGCCGCGTGGAAGACGAGCGCCGGCGCCGCGGCCCGGGTTCCGGTCGCGATGGCACCGAATCTGACCACGACGCTCAAAGAGTTCAAGAAGCAGGGCGTGTTCGTGCTCGGTCTCGATGGCGGCGGCGACGTCGCGCTGCCCCAGCTCGAACTGGCAGATCGGCCCGTCGTCATCGTCGTCGGCTCGGAGGGCAAGGGGCTGTCACGGCTGGTCACCGAGACGTGCGACCAGATCGTGTCGATCCCGATCTCCTCCGCCGCAGAGTCGCTCAACGCCGGCATCGCGGCATCCGTCGCGCTCTACCAGGTCTCCACCATCCGCGCCGCGTCCGAGTGA
- a CDS encoding NAD(P)H-binding protein → MAIIAVLGGTGFAGRHIVSEAVDRGHTVLSVSRSVAADRVPGATYVEGTLLDIPGLVTQLEGADVVISAVAPRGAMEGLVRPNLEALNTVLPESVRLGVIGGAGGSLVAPEGPRVVDVDFPDAFKAEALEMIGVLEDLQGEQTGRDWFFVHPAGGFGGFNPGERTGTYRVGGDVIVTDAEGQSYISGADLAVAVLDEIENPQHSRRRFTVGY, encoded by the coding sequence ATGGCCATCATCGCCGTTCTGGGAGGCACCGGCTTCGCCGGTCGCCACATCGTCTCCGAGGCTGTGGACCGCGGGCACACCGTGCTGTCGGTGTCACGGTCGGTGGCCGCAGACCGCGTGCCCGGTGCGACCTACGTCGAGGGGACGCTGCTGGACATCCCCGGGCTGGTGACGCAGCTGGAGGGCGCGGACGTGGTCATCAGCGCCGTCGCGCCGCGCGGTGCGATGGAGGGCCTCGTGCGGCCCAACCTGGAGGCGCTGAACACCGTGCTGCCCGAGAGCGTGCGGCTGGGCGTCATCGGCGGCGCCGGCGGGAGCCTCGTCGCTCCCGAGGGCCCTCGCGTCGTCGACGTCGACTTCCCCGACGCCTTCAAGGCCGAGGCGCTGGAGATGATCGGTGTTCTGGAGGACCTTCAGGGCGAGCAGACCGGTCGCGACTGGTTCTTCGTCCACCCCGCCGGCGGCTTCGGCGGCTTCAACCCGGGCGAGCGGACGGGCACCTACCGGGTCGGTGGCGATGTCATCGTCACCGATGCCGAGGGGCAGTCCTACATCTCCGGCGCCGATCTCGCGGTGGCGGTGCTCGACGAGATCGAGAACCCGCAGCACTCGCGCCGGCGCTTCACCGTCGGGTACTGA
- a CDS encoding DUF4032 domain-containing protein, whose amino-acid sequence MAHSLTITASSVDAGLLALPWSTPLDEWGKDTIVSLPKGLSRHLVRFADLSGRVVAVKETTGEMARREYDMLGSLGRLDVPCVERVAVIDGRRTPKGDPLPAALVTAHLKFSLPYRALFTQVLRPDTAGRLVDALAALLVRLHTVGFFWGDVSLSNTLFRRDAGAFAAYLVDAETGELHESGLTRGQREHDLDVARTNIAGEIMDLEAGGRLEGGVDAVAIADGIMSSYHSLWAALTDKETFAAGEAWHITERVKRLNDLGFDIGEMSIRTTPDGTTVSIQPKVVDAGHHQRRLLRLTGLDVEENQARRLLNDMDAFRARVSRLGSDEEMVAHEWLTRVFEPVVKAIPWDLRAKLEPAEVFHQVLEHRWYMSQARGQSVPIAEVVSSYIDDVLRHRRDEATVMGPPTETMAIPVITSAISTIDDDEDEDVDWRDLV is encoded by the coding sequence GTGGCCCACTCCCTCACGATCACCGCGAGCAGTGTCGACGCAGGCCTGCTGGCGCTGCCCTGGTCCACACCCCTCGACGAGTGGGGCAAGGACACCATCGTCTCGCTGCCCAAGGGCCTGTCGCGCCACCTCGTCCGCTTCGCGGATCTGTCGGGCCGCGTGGTCGCCGTCAAAGAGACGACCGGCGAGATGGCGCGCCGCGAGTACGACATGCTGGGCTCCCTCGGCCGCCTCGATGTGCCGTGCGTGGAACGGGTCGCGGTGATCGACGGTCGCCGCACGCCGAAGGGCGACCCGCTGCCGGCCGCCCTCGTGACGGCACATCTGAAGTTCTCGCTCCCCTACCGCGCCCTCTTCACCCAGGTGCTGCGACCCGACACCGCCGGCCGGCTCGTCGACGCCCTCGCCGCGCTGCTCGTGCGCCTGCACACCGTCGGCTTCTTCTGGGGTGACGTGTCGCTGTCGAACACGCTCTTCCGACGGGATGCCGGGGCCTTCGCCGCCTACCTGGTCGACGCCGAGACCGGCGAGCTGCACGAGAGCGGCCTGACGCGCGGTCAGCGCGAGCACGACCTCGACGTCGCGCGCACGAACATCGCCGGCGAGATCATGGACCTCGAAGCCGGCGGCCGCCTCGAAGGCGGCGTGGATGCCGTCGCGATCGCCGACGGCATCATGTCGTCGTATCACTCGCTCTGGGCGGCGCTGACCGACAAGGAGACCTTCGCCGCCGGTGAGGCCTGGCACATCACCGAGCGGGTCAAACGCCTGAACGATCTCGGCTTCGACATCGGCGAGATGTCGATCCGCACCACGCCGGACGGCACCACGGTGTCGATTCAGCCCAAGGTCGTCGACGCCGGCCACCACCAGCGGCGCCTTCTGCGTCTGACGGGACTGGACGTCGAGGAGAACCAGGCCCGGCGCCTGCTCAACGACATGGACGCGTTCCGTGCCCGCGTCTCACGACTCGGCTCCGACGAGGAGATGGTGGCGCACGAGTGGCTCACCCGCGTGTTCGAACCCGTCGTGAAGGCGATCCCCTGGGATCTGCGCGCCAAACTCGAACCCGCCGAGGTGTTCCACCAGGTCCTCGAACACCGCTGGTACATGTCGCAAGCGCGAGGACAGTCGGTGCCGATCGCCGAGGTCGTCTCGTCCTACATCGACGACGTGCTGCGTCACCGCCGGGACGAGGCCACGGTGATGGGTCCCCCCACCGAGACGATGGCGATTCCGGTGATCACCTCGGCGATCTCGACGATCGACGACGACGAAGACGAGGACGTCGACTGGCGCGACCTGGTCTGA
- the ugpC gene encoding sn-glycerol-3-phosphate ABC transporter ATP-binding protein UgpC — protein MASVTFDNATRLYPGGTRPAVDKLNLEVGDGEFLVLVGPSGCGKSTSLRMLAGLEEVNSGRILIGDRDVTDIPPKDRDIAMVFQNYALYPHMTVAENMGFALKIAGVGKEERAQRVLEAAKLLDLEDYLTRKPKALSGGQRQRVAMGRAIVRKPQVFLMDEPLSNLDAKLRVQTRTQIASLQRNLGVTTVYVTHDQTEALTMGDRIAVLKDGLLQQVGTPRDLYEKPNNVFVAGFIGSPAMNLFQVDLASAGGIQFGTAVVDADIDRPTSATQVTAGIRPEDIIVNPADGQGLSVTVDLVEELGADGYLYGHTEIAGKRTDIVARVDGRNHPNAGETVVLAPVPHHVHAFDIESGERLTKKAIASA, from the coding sequence ATGGCGTCCGTCACCTTTGACAACGCAACCCGTCTGTACCCGGGAGGCACCCGCCCGGCCGTCGACAAGCTCAACCTCGAGGTCGGTGACGGCGAGTTCCTCGTCCTCGTCGGCCCGTCCGGTTGCGGTAAGTCGACGTCGCTGCGCATGCTGGCCGGCCTCGAAGAGGTCAACTCCGGCCGCATCCTGATCGGCGACCGCGATGTCACCGACATCCCGCCGAAGGACCGCGACATCGCGATGGTGTTCCAGAACTACGCGCTGTACCCGCACATGACGGTCGCCGAGAACATGGGCTTCGCGCTCAAGATCGCCGGCGTCGGCAAGGAAGAGCGCGCGCAGCGCGTGCTCGAGGCCGCGAAGCTCCTCGACCTCGAGGATTACCTGACCCGCAAGCCGAAGGCCCTCTCCGGTGGTCAGCGTCAGCGCGTCGCGATGGGCCGCGCGATCGTGCGCAAGCCCCAGGTGTTCCTCATGGACGAGCCCCTGTCGAACCTCGACGCGAAGCTGCGCGTGCAGACGCGCACCCAGATCGCGTCGCTGCAGCGCAACCTCGGCGTCACGACCGTCTACGTCACCCACGACCAGACCGAGGCTCTGACCATGGGCGACCGCATCGCGGTGCTCAAGGACGGTCTGCTCCAGCAGGTCGGCACGCCGCGTGACCTGTACGAGAAGCCGAACAACGTCTTCGTCGCCGGCTTCATCGGCTCGCCCGCGATGAACCTGTTCCAGGTCGACCTCGCGAGCGCCGGCGGCATCCAGTTCGGCACCGCCGTCGTCGACGCCGACATCGACCGTCCCACCAGCGCGACCCAGGTCACCGCCGGCATCCGCCCCGAGGACATCATCGTGAACCCGGCCGACGGCCAGGGCCTCTCGGTGACCGTCGACCTCGTCGAGGAGCTCGGCGCGGACGGCTACCTCTACGGCCACACCGAGATCGCCGGAAAGCGCACCGACATCGTCGCGCGCGTCGACGGCCGCAACCACCCGAACGCGGGCGAGACCGTCGTGCTGGCCCCTGTGCCGCACCACGTGCACGCGTTCGACATCGAGTCGGGCGAGCGTCTCACCAAGAAGGCGATCGCCTCGGCCTGA
- a CDS encoding thioredoxin domain-containing protein yields MSHDDAPNEPTPAGRRDAVREKAQLVHAKQSRARVLRRSALAVVAAAAVVAVAVAVSWAVRSNSDRPQLQPADATADGFRVTSVSSVSPGTPIDGASSAPTAAAEPQATPSPSTSASVVDIHVYVDYLSPAARQWQLANAKQLASWVSDGAATLTYHPVSMLTAKSNGTKYSLRAASAAACVATLDPSKFFSFNNDLLTRQPAVDSDGFSDKELADIAQANGSDDPKRLRDCIETESYSSWVKGATERAISGIPGTNGLTLTGTPMVVVNGQQYVGDMTDAAEFSQFVLTSASGAYYKSQTATPTPTVTPTAAP; encoded by the coding sequence ATGTCCCACGACGACGCCCCGAACGAGCCCACGCCTGCTGGCCGCCGCGATGCGGTGCGCGAGAAGGCGCAGCTCGTCCACGCGAAGCAGTCGCGGGCACGCGTGTTGCGCCGCTCGGCGCTCGCCGTCGTCGCCGCTGCCGCCGTCGTCGCGGTCGCGGTCGCGGTGTCGTGGGCGGTGCGCTCCAACAGCGATCGGCCGCAGCTGCAGCCGGCCGATGCCACCGCCGACGGCTTCCGGGTGACGTCGGTGTCTTCGGTCTCGCCGGGAACGCCGATCGACGGCGCGAGCTCGGCGCCCACGGCTGCGGCCGAGCCGCAGGCGACACCTTCGCCGTCCACCTCGGCATCCGTGGTCGACATCCACGTCTACGTCGATTACCTCTCGCCGGCGGCGCGACAGTGGCAGCTCGCCAACGCGAAGCAGCTGGCGTCGTGGGTGTCGGACGGGGCGGCAACCCTCACCTACCACCCGGTCTCGATGCTCACCGCCAAGTCGAACGGAACGAAGTACTCGTTGCGCGCGGCGAGCGCAGCCGCGTGCGTCGCGACTCTCGATCCGTCGAAGTTCTTCAGCTTCAACAACGACCTCCTCACCCGTCAGCCGGCTGTCGACTCCGACGGCTTCTCCGACAAGGAACTCGCCGACATCGCCCAGGCGAACGGCTCTGACGATCCGAAGCGCCTTCGCGACTGCATCGAGACCGAGTCGTACTCGTCGTGGGTGAAGGGTGCCACCGAGCGCGCGATCAGCGGCATCCCCGGGACGAACGGGCTCACCCTGACGGGGACGCCGATGGTCGTCGTGAACGGCCAGCAGTACGTGGGCGACATGACGGATGCCGCGGAGTTCTCGCAGTTCGTGCTCACGAGCGCGAGCGGGGCGTACTACAAGTCGCAGACCGCGACGCCCACGCCCACCGTGACGCCGACGGCCGCGCCGTAG